One window of the Marmota flaviventris isolate mMarFla1 chromosome 2, mMarFla1.hap1, whole genome shotgun sequence genome contains the following:
- the LOC139703281 gene encoding alpha-1-antitrypsin-like protein GS55-MS: MLSSISLGLLLLAGLSCLAAGSLAEDAQETDASKNDQEHPASHRIAPNLAEFAFSLYRVLAHESNTTNIFFSPVSIAIALASLSLGTKADTHTQILEGLGFNLTETSEADIHQGFQNLLQTLNKPNRQLQLTTGSGLFIDHNLKLLDKFLEDVKNLYHSEAFSTNFTNTEEAKRQINTYVEKGTQGKIVDLVKDLDRGSVLALVNYIFFKAKWEEPFEEVLTREQDFHVDEATTVRVPMMNRVGMFDLHYCPTLASWVLQMDYLGNATAIFLLPDEGKLQHLEDTITKEILAKFLKNRESRRVDLHFPKVNISETIHLKPVLTSLGITKVFSNAADLSGITEDGPLRVSKALHKAVLTIDERGTEAEGATVMGIMPVSLPPEVKFDRPFLMVIYEHSTKSPLFVGKVVNPTLH, from the exons ATGCTGTCCTCTATCTCATTGGGCCTCCTGCTGCTGGCCGGCCTCAGCTGCCTGGCTGCTGGCTCCCTGGCTGAAGATGCTCAGGAGACAGATGCATCCAAGAATGACCAGGAGCACCCAGCCTCCCACAGGATTGCCCCGAACCTGGCTGAGTTTGCCTTCAGCCTCTACCGGGTGCTGGCCCATGAGTCCAACACCACCAACATCTTCTTCTCCCCTGTGAGCATCGCCATTGCCTTGGCCTCGCTCTCGCTGGGCACCAAGGCTGACACTCACACCCAGATCCTGGAGGGTCTGGGCTTCAACCTCACGGAGACCTCAGAGGCTGACATCCACCAGGGCTTCCAGAATCTTCTCCAAACCCTCAACAAACCCAACCGCCAGCTCCAGCTGACCACCGGCAGCGGCCTCTTCATTGACCACAATCTGAAGCTGCTGGACAAGTTCTTGGAGGATGTCAAGAACCTGTACCACTCAGAGGCCTTCTCCACCAACTTCACAAACACCGAAGAGGCCAAGAGGCAGATCAACACTTATGTGGAGAAAGGGACCCAAGGGAAAATTGTGGATTTGGTGAAAGATCTGGACAGAGGCTCAGTTCTCGCCCTGGtgaactacattttctttaaag CCAAATGGGAGGAACCCTTCGAGGAAGTTCTCACCAGGGAGCAAGACTTCCACGTGGACGAGGCCACCACCGTGAGGGTGCCCATGATGAACCGTGTGGGCATGTTCGACCTGCACTACTGCCCCACACTGGCCAGCTGGGTGCTGCAGATGGACTACCTGGGCAACGCCACCGCCATCTTCCTCCTGCCCGACGAGGGGAAACTGCAGCACCTGGAGGACACCATCACTAAGGAAATCCTCGCCAAGTTCCTGAAGAACAGGGAGAGCAG GAGAGTCGATTTGCACTTCCCCAAAGTGAACATCTCTGAAACCATCCATCTGAAGCCCGTCCTGACAAGTCTGGGCATCACCAAGGTCTTCAGCAACGCAGCTGACCTGTCTGGGATCACAGAGGACGGTCCCCTGAGGGTCTCCAAG GCCCTGCATAAGGCTGTGCTGACCATCGATGAGAGAGGCACAGAGGCTGAGGGGGCCACAGTTATGGGAATCATGCCCGTGTCACTTCCCCCTGAGGTGAAATTCGACAGGCCCTTCCTCATGGTCATCTATGAGCACTCCACCAAGAGCCCCCTCTTTGTGGGGAAGGTGGTGAACCCCACACTACATTAG